Proteins found in one Amycolatopsis camponoti genomic segment:
- a CDS encoding pyridoxal phosphate-dependent decarboxylase family protein, which translates to MNPPEDVLAALRELRAGDLPTHGGRTLAYVYDSGLSEVDTLGAAAHALASSANGLDPTAFPSLLRMENDLVSAASALLGDVPGVVGSVTSGGTESCLLAVLAARDAHPSVASPSIVLPTTAHAAFHKAAHLFGLRRIDVPVDPVTFRADPAAMAAAIDDSTVLVVASAPSYAHGVLDPVAEIAAVALERGVRMHVDACIGGWVLPYFARLGADVPPFDFRVPGVTSISVDLHKYAYCPKGTSVLLHASAELRRSHYFASAAWPGYTMLNTTIQSTRSGGPLAAAWAVVRHLGEDGYLQLASSTREAVSRIRAGIGELPGLRVLGDPVSTLIAFTGDDGFDLFTVADEMKTRGWYVQPQFAFEASPVNLHLTVTAANRGSEKEFLTDLAASLDAARAAGPVVIDPAVADFVAALDPATLTSEQFAGLLAAAGLGGAAGLPDRMAPINALLATAPAPLRERLLLEFLGALYTP; encoded by the coding sequence ATGAACCCGCCTGAGGACGTCCTCGCGGCACTACGGGAGCTGCGCGCGGGTGACCTGCCGACGCACGGCGGCCGCACGCTCGCCTACGTCTACGACAGCGGGTTGTCCGAAGTGGACACCCTTGGGGCGGCCGCGCACGCGCTGGCGTCGTCGGCGAACGGCCTCGACCCGACGGCGTTCCCGAGCTTGCTGCGGATGGAGAACGACCTCGTCTCGGCCGCTTCCGCGTTGCTCGGCGACGTTCCGGGCGTGGTCGGCTCGGTGACGTCCGGCGGTACGGAGTCGTGCCTGCTGGCGGTGCTCGCCGCGCGGGACGCGCACCCTTCGGTCGCGTCGCCGTCGATCGTGCTGCCGACCACCGCGCACGCCGCGTTCCACAAGGCGGCGCACCTGTTCGGGCTGCGGCGGATCGACGTCCCGGTCGACCCGGTGACGTTCCGCGCCGACCCGGCGGCGATGGCCGCGGCGATCGACGACTCGACGGTGCTGGTGGTGGCGAGCGCGCCGTCGTACGCGCACGGCGTCCTCGATCCGGTGGCCGAGATCGCGGCCGTGGCCCTCGAACGCGGCGTCCGGATGCACGTGGACGCGTGCATCGGCGGCTGGGTGCTGCCGTACTTCGCGCGCCTCGGCGCCGACGTCCCGCCGTTCGACTTCCGCGTCCCCGGCGTCACGAGCATCTCGGTGGACCTGCACAAGTACGCGTACTGCCCGAAGGGCACGTCGGTGCTGCTGCACGCGTCGGCGGAACTGCGGCGCTCGCACTACTTCGCGAGCGCGGCCTGGCCGGGTTACACGATGCTGAACACGACGATCCAGAGCACGCGCTCGGGCGGCCCGCTCGCGGCGGCGTGGGCGGTGGTCCGGCACCTCGGCGAGGACGGCTACCTGCAGCTGGCTTCGTCCACGCGGGAAGCGGTTTCCCGGATCCGGGCCGGCATCGGGGAACTGCCGGGTCTGCGGGTGCTCGGCGACCCGGTGTCGACGCTGATCGCGTTCACCGGCGACGACGGCTTCGACCTGTTCACGGTGGCGGACGAGATGAAGACGCGCGGCTGGTACGTCCAGCCGCAGTTCGCTTTCGAAGCGTCCCCGGTGAACTTGCACCTGACGGTGACGGCGGCCAACCGCGGCAGCGAGAAGGAGTTCCTGACGGACCTGGCGGCTTCTCTGGATGCCGCACGCGCGGCGGGACCGGTGGTGATCGACCCCGCCGTGGCCGACTTCGTCGCGGCGCTGGATCCGGCGACGCTGACGTCGGAACAGTTCGCGGGGCTGCTGGCGGCGGCGGGCCTGGGCGGCGCGGCCGGTCTCCCGGACCGGATGGCCCCGATCAACGCGCTCCTCGCAACGGCACCGGCGCCGTTGCGGGAGCGGTTGCTGCTGGAGTTCCTGGGCGCGCTCTACACGCCCTGA
- a CDS encoding MFS transporter has protein sequence MTTLSGRTRFRYSLGSFVTGSFGTVPGLVLVKYLTDTMAVPAGWAAAIVFVPKAWDVLFNPIAGRMSDADLLKTGSRRRFLLIGGIGVAILFAAMFAHPGFGTPLPDALYVAITFALCATAYALFQVPFNALPAELTSSGAERTKLTSVRIGVLAVTILICGGGAPAISTGIGGVAGYRVMAVVIGLIVLAATLLVYFGLKDAPVGSLRPNTVNLKELVRTLAAWRPFRWLLGSYFIQALGIGTVLAAIPFFAQRILGDEGYGTIIFVIFVGPALVTMPLWPRLGDRVGKLNGFRIATAAFALGLLGLVFAQSLPLAVTLVFVALCGVGYAGISVFPLAILPDLITAEEERTGETRAGIAAGVWTAGETLGLAFGGGLWAIILAFGGYVSSTDATAAQPHSAIVAILFGASIIPGVLIALALPLLRRKVLEPRHEPA, from the coding sequence ATGACGACGCTGTCCGGCCGGACGCGGTTCAGGTATTCGCTCGGCTCGTTCGTCACCGGGTCCTTCGGCACAGTCCCCGGCCTCGTGCTGGTCAAGTACCTCACCGACACGATGGCCGTGCCCGCCGGGTGGGCCGCCGCGATCGTGTTCGTGCCCAAGGCCTGGGACGTCCTGTTCAACCCGATCGCCGGCCGGATGTCGGACGCGGACCTGCTCAAGACCGGCAGCCGCCGCCGCTTCCTGCTCATCGGCGGCATCGGCGTCGCGATCCTGTTCGCGGCGATGTTCGCCCACCCCGGGTTCGGCACCCCGCTGCCGGACGCGCTGTACGTCGCGATCACGTTCGCCCTCTGCGCCACGGCGTACGCGCTGTTCCAGGTGCCGTTCAACGCCCTGCCCGCCGAGCTCACCTCGTCGGGGGCGGAGCGCACCAAGCTCACCAGCGTCCGCATCGGCGTGCTGGCCGTGACGATCCTGATCTGCGGCGGCGGCGCGCCCGCGATCAGCACCGGCATCGGCGGGGTCGCCGGCTACCGGGTGATGGCCGTCGTGATCGGGCTGATCGTGCTGGCCGCGACGCTGCTGGTGTACTTCGGCCTCAAGGACGCGCCGGTCGGCTCGCTGCGGCCGAACACCGTGAACCTGAAAGAACTGGTCCGCACGCTCGCCGCCTGGCGCCCGTTCCGCTGGCTGCTGGGCTCGTACTTCATCCAGGCACTGGGCATCGGCACGGTGCTCGCCGCGATCCCGTTCTTCGCCCAGCGCATCCTCGGCGACGAGGGCTACGGGACGATCATCTTCGTGATCTTCGTCGGCCCGGCGCTGGTCACCATGCCGCTGTGGCCGCGCCTCGGCGACCGCGTCGGCAAGCTCAACGGCTTCCGGATCGCCACGGCGGCGTTCGCGCTGGGCCTGCTCGGCCTGGTCTTCGCCCAGTCGCTGCCGCTGGCCGTGACGCTGGTCTTCGTCGCGCTGTGCGGCGTCGGGTACGCCGGGATCTCGGTGTTCCCGCTCGCCATCCTGCCCGACCTGATCACCGCCGAGGAGGAGCGCACCGGCGAGACCCGGGCGGGGATCGCGGCCGGGGTCTGGACCGCGGGGGAGACGCTCGGGCTGGCCTTCGGCGGCGGCCTGTGGGCGATCATCCTCGCGTTCGGCGGGTACGTTTCGAGCACCGACGCGACCGCGGCCCAGCCGCACAGCGCGATCGTCGCGATCCTGTTCGGCGCGTCGATCATCCCCGGCGTGCTCATCGCGCTGGCCCTGCCGCTGCTGCGGCGCAAGGTGCTGGAGCCGCGTCATGAACCCGCCTGA